The Oncorhynchus gorbuscha isolate QuinsamMale2020 ecotype Even-year linkage group LG08, OgorEven_v1.0, whole genome shotgun sequence DNA window GTCAGTCTCGTTTTTGTCAAAGCGAATCTCCATCCGGGTTATTTTCTGCCTTAACTAACTCTTTGCTATATTTTGCGAGCTTGATCATAGAATGTAGACAGTGCCTACAGAGGGAATTGCCATGTTGCTTTGTAATGTGTATTTAAATTAGCAGACGTCTTCCATATGGTTAAGATAGCCTGCTGAGTAATCAATGTAACTTTAGGAGGTTTAAAACAACGTATTTACATTTTGTTTTCAAAGTTTTGTCTCAGTTTGCTAAACACTGTTCACCAATTGGAAGTCCAGTCAGTCTATCTACAAAATACACAAGAGCTACTGTGTGTGCAGGTCTTTGCTCCAGACCAGCATGTACATAACAGATtaattttatcaaatcaaatgtatttctatagcccttcgtacatcagcttatatctcaaagtgctgtacagaaacccagcctaaaaccccaaacagcaagcaatgcaggtgtagaagcactgtggctaggaaaaactccctagaaaaggccaaaacctaggaagaaacctagagagaaaccaggctatgtggtgtggccagtcctcttctggctgtgccgggtggagattataacagaacatggccaagatgtttaaatgtttataaatgaccagtatggtcaaataataataatcacaggcagaacagtttaaactggagcagcagcacggccaggtggactggggacagcaaggagtcatcatgtcaggtagtcctgaggcatggtcctagggctcaggtctccgagagagagaaagaaagagagaattagagagagcatacgtaaattcacacaggaccctggataggacaggagaagtactccagatataacaaactgaccctagccccccgacacataaactactgcagcataaatactggaggctgagacaggaggggtcaggagacactgtggccacatccgatgacacccccggacagggccaaacaggaaggatataaccccacccactttgccaaagcacagcccccacaccactagagggatatcttcaaccaccaacttaccatcctgagacaaggccgagtatagcccacaaagatctccgccatggcacaacccaaggggggggcgccaacccagacaggaagatcacatcagtgactcaacccactcaagtgacgcacccctcctatggacggtatgaaagagccctagtaagccagtgactcagtccctgtaatagggttagaggcagagaatcccagtggaaagaggggaaccggccaggcagagacagcaagggcggttcgttgctccagagcctttccattcaacttcacactcaatcatatgacccactgaagagatgagtcttcagtaaagacttaaaggttgagaccgagtttgcgtctctcacatgggtaggcagatcattccataaaaatggagcaataggagaaagccctgcctccagctgtttgcttagaaattctagggacaattaggaggcctgcgtcttgtgaccgtagtgtacgtgtaggtatgtacggcaggaacaaatcagagagataggtaggagcaagcccatgtaatgctttgtaggttagtagtaaaaccttgaaatcagcccttgccttgacaggaagccaggttagggaggctagcactggagtaatatgatcaaattttggggttctaatcaggattctagcagccgtatttagcacgaactgaagtttatttagtgctttatccgggtagccggaaagtagagcattgcagtagtctaacctagattcatttttctgcatcatttttggacagaaagtttctgatttttgcaatgtagatggaaaaaagctgtccttgaaacagtcttgatatgttcttcaaaagagagatcaggttccagtgtaacgccgaggtccttcacagttttatttgagacgactgtagaaccattaagattaattgtcagattcaacagaagatctctttgtttcttgagacctagaacaagcatctctgttttgtccgagtttaaaagtagaaagtttgcagccatccacttccttgtctgaaacacatgcttcaaGACCTTAATGATTAGCATAATTGTATAGAAAAGCCTGTATAACCTTATCTCACTTTACTCTCCTTATCCCCAAGTTAATGTCCTACCATTGCCTCATCATGTGTAATTTCCCCTCATTGATAATTGTATTCTTCTTCCGTACAGCAAACCACAACTCTGTGCAATATAATTGTACTCAATCCCATTATGAACCCTAGCACCTAGcttctactgtatgtgtgccaATGTGGAAAGACTGTGTAGGATTGGACCTATACAGCTATCCATGCCATTCAGATCTACACAAGTGCTTAGGAGTGGTTTTGAAATTGAGTacttgtgtttccatctctagtcacccccaaaagtACACAAAAAAGCAATGCTATTCCCTCTACCTTTCCCAACTTGGGGAACTATTTTAGTTGCCTGGTGGAATCTGCCTTGTCTTGCGAAAGCTCACATTCTGTTTAATTTTAAACCAAAAGTGAGCGCAGCATTCGGTCTGCTTAACCATGTTgctatttgatttattttcaacACTATAAAATCTGTGGTTTACCCCTATAGTAAACAACAAGATCAAGGTGCCCCATGATGCGCCAGAGCTGGTGGGGAAGGCTGTGGAGCACCTGTTTGAGAAGGAGGACGGTGAGAAGAACGAGTGGCGGGGCATGGTGCTGTCTCGCGCCCCCATCATGACCAACTGGTACTACATCACATATGAGAAGGACCCTGTGCTCTACATGTACCAGCTCTGGGACGACTATAAGGACGGAGACCTCCGCATCCTCCCTGAAGCAGGTAAGAGCTTTTATTtgttttggggcatttgttttaaTTTTCTTTGTTTGGAATCAGCTAATTCCCTAATCCTGTAAAAAGAGGGAAGGGcaatacagagagacagaaatggagagagataATCGGTCCACTGATAAATCTGGACTATACAAATGAAAAATTAAACATTCTCAGACACTGCCAGAGATAATTTTCATTCCCTCTCAAATAGCCTATTATGATAATCTCAGGATTTATGCAATGTTAGTGCTGACCAAAGAGAAACCTCATTTAACATAGTAATGGGGATGGTGGTCCTTTTGATTGTCAAGGGTACACTCATTTTGGTATAGCTCTACAGTATCTTATCTTCTTAAACTTCTTGGCGCAcacatcccgttagcgggatcatttttgtcaacgtccgctgaattgcagagcgccaaattcaaattaaattactcaaaatattacattttcattAAATcgcaagtgcaatatagcaaaacacagcttagcttgttgttaatccatctGGCATGTCAgacttcaaaaaagctttacagcaaaagctatccaagcaaatgttaggacatctctctcagcagacaaaacattacaaacagcaaagtagattggtcacgaaagtcagaaaagcaatagaaCAAATAACTTActtttgatcttcggatgtttgcactcacgagactcccagttacacaataaatgttccttttgttccataacgatgatttttatatccaaaatacctccatttggttagCGCGTTTTGTTctgaaatccacaggctcgagcggtcacgacggggcagatgaaaattccaaatagtatccgtaaagtttgtagaaacatgtcaaacattttttataatcaatcctcagattgtttataatcgataatatttcaaccggaccgtagctttttcaataggagagagagagaaaatgtctgctccaagctgttgcgcatgtgATCCTTCTTGCTCatatttcagaataaaagcctgaaactatgtctaaagactgttcacaccatgtggaagccatagagaaaggaatctggttgatatccctttaaatggagggaaggcatggaaTGGAACAGAGAcgtttcaggaaaaacagcacttcctggttgaattttcctcaggttttctcctgcaatatcaattctgttatactcacagacaatatgttgacagttttggaaactttagagtgttttctatcctaatctgacaattatatgcatattctagattctgggcccgagaaataggcagtttcatttgggtgtGTTTTTCacccaaacatcaaaatactgccccctacactcaaggtTTTAAGAAGGCATAGTACTGGAGTTTACTGTGTACAGCACTGAAGTTGGAATAGGGACATAGGAAGAGAACAACGTCGAGAGTACTATGACCACCTGTGGTGAAGTGATTGTTGTGAAGCTAAATGGAAGCCAGGTAACTGAAAGCATATGAAAGAGTAGGAGGTCATGTAAATCTTGTGAGGCTACTGGGTGAAATAGACTTGAGTTTTCAATTGAGCATGAGAACtggaacacacatacataccttATGCTCATTCCCTGTTCAGGATGTTATTGTAAAATAGAGTGTGTTCTCAAttacttacctggttaaataaaggcaaatAAATAGCTTAGCTTATGAGCAGGCTACCTGAATGAGGAGGAACTATTTGTTTTGGTATGTGAAGTAAAAGGGCAGACGACAGCATATGCAAATTCTcttttttcattctctctgttctttcttccTCATCTTATTATTTTCTTGTTTCCCAGAGAACAAACACCTACTGCCTGCAGACAGGAAGCCAGGCGAGGAGACCGAGAGCCTTGTGGGTAAGCAGGTGGAGTACGTCACGGACAAGGGCGTGAAAAGGACGGGGCTGGTTATCTACCAGGTTCCAGCCAAACCCTCTGTCTACTACATCAAATACGACGATGACTTCCACATCCACGTCTACGACCTGGTCAAAACCACCTAGAATACAACTCTACCCGGTCAAAGCCCCCTAGAAAGGACTAGGACCCCCTGCCTCCGACCCTCACACCTGTACACTCATCTTAGGTTGAGGCCTATTTCAactcagtcaattcaggaagagAGTTGAAGTTCAGTATTCACCAAAGTCGAAATATTGGGAAACTTAATTCATTATTGGAATGTCAATCcatttcctgaattgactggattGAAATAGAACTCTCTGCAACCATGACACTACCCTGCCATTATTGTGGACATATTCCCTGCCCTGTGTCTTGTCCAACGTCAGAAGTTTGCTAAAAGTGTGAACTCTGTGACTCATAGTGACTAGTGTTTTGTAAACAGTGCAAAGCTTGCATGTATTTCCTTTGCTTTTAAGAAACAAGTGATTAAGCAGTTATGTTTGATTTTGTTTGGCTAAGAATTACTAATtataaatcgctctggataagagcgtctgctaaatgactaaaatataaatgtaagGAAGTAGATATTATCAATGAAAATGACCTATGTTGATGTTCAAATGTGTTGCTAGAATAAGTGCaataaaaaaatgatttaatagaAATTATAAACAACTGCCAAGATTTGACTGCACATGTCTCAGAATAGCCAAACACCAGCTGAGGTCAAATTATTAGACCTACTAGTTTCATGAGTACAGAGAAGTCATGTTTATTTGAGCCAGACATTTAAATACTATTGGCTGTCACTGCAAGACATTTTGGATTATAATCTACCCTTAGTCATGGTTGAATAATCAAATATTTCTGTCACGTTAGAACGCTGTGAACGTAACTGTACTTGCTTTTGTAAATACCTGTATTGTGAGGCATTCTTGAAAATACTGCAAAGATGCTTTGGTATGATTTGCTGTTAAATAATGCATGATTTAGAGATTGCAGCAATTGTTGGTTCATTATTGTTTGTTTCATTATGGTGGGTAACCACCCCAGTTGGTAAAGCAGCACAATATATACAAAAAGACAGAAGGACAAATGGTTTCTTCATCATTTAATCCTCCCCCCTCCAACAttttaaataaacatttaaaatcaaatcaaagtttattagtacagagattagcagatgttaaagcaGGTGCCGcgacaaaacaaaataaacaagaaattaagaaacgagcaatgtcagagtccggaatattAATACAGGGTGTGTATAGACAATATCTACAATATACGGTGTAAGTAGTAAAAGGGTATGTACAGTAGTAGTTGTATAGGATGAGCTATGTCAAGAATACAGTATCCCACTACGCACaaatgtcaattcaacgtcttccacattggttcaatgtaatttcattgaaataatGTAGAAACAACACCTAAAGTGGACATTGCTCTTGGCTGCATGGAGTCGCATTAACAGtaatcccatgcagccttgtttacaagtttGAACACTGGAAGATGACATTTAATTTACACCTCGATTAGGATGATAGAGCGTAATTATTTCTATATAGCTTATATTCTCGTTCTAAACTTCTAACGCAAGTGGGGCGGGTGTGGCTTCATGACAATGATggcaagagcagctgctcacctATTTTACCCAATGCAGTTCTACCTCCAACACCGCCAAAACATCCGCTTTGCGGGTGTTTGCTATCGCCAGTTaatgcttgatctgattgaatctaggccagCTAGTGATGActggttaacagtctgatggcctagaGATGGAAGCTGCTTTTCAGACTCTTGGGgccagctttgatgtacctgtactgtcTCTGCCTGCCAGATGGTcgcagggtgaacaggccattGCTTgagtggctgaggtccttgatgatcttctttgCCTTCCTGTGATACCCGGTGCtgaaggtgtcctggagggtaggcaTAGTGCCCCAGGTGATGCGCTGGGCAAGACCGCACCACCcgctggagagccctgcggttgcgggaggtgcagttgctgtaccaggcggtgatacagcccgacagaatggtgctcaatggtgcatctgtagaagtttgagatggtcaaacacgactccaagccaaatttcttcagcctcctgtggttgaagaggtgctgttgcccCTTCATCACGGTATCAGTGTAGCGGTACCATTTCAGGTTTCTCTGGAGGAACTTTACACTCcgtggaacttgaagcttttgaccctctccactgtGGCCCCGTGGATGGAGGCGTACCTTCTCggctgtctcctgtagtccacaaatAACTCCTTTGTTTtcttgacattgagggagaggttattttcctggcaccacttcgccagggctctcacctcctccttgtaggctgtctcgtcattgttggtaatcaggcctaccactgtgtcgtcagcaaacttgatgataaAGTTGGAGACGTGCATTGCCATGCAGTCGTGTGAATGGGGagtaccttcaccacctggagttggcccatcaggaagtctagttgcacagagaggggttcagacccagggtcctgagcttagtgatgagcttggagggcactatggtgttgaatgctgagctgaagTGCAATGGCGATTTCGTCTTCCATGGATCTGTtgtggcggtatgcaaattgtagtgggtgtcgggtaaggtggaggtgatatggtccttaaaTAGCCTCGCAAAGCACTTCATGAGGCAGGGGTGAGGCTGTGGATGTTTGTATGTCAGCATGTTGTAATTTTTGTGTATGTTTTGTGTTGTataataaaacttttttttttacaaaaaagagcacttcatgatgacatttAGATCAGtaacctttgctttcttgggtacaggaacaatggtggacatcttgaagcaagtgcgGACAACAGAAAACCTTTTTTAATATGATTCTAGCAGGTAATTACTGATTGTTAGAAATAGTTCAATTGAGCAAAACCTTTAATAAACACATTAAACCACACTTTGAACAATTGTTGTAAAATGAGCATTTCCTTGTTTTAGCAATGACTGTGTggcaaacacgactccaacaccatcattaggtttgctgatgacaacagtggtaggcctgatcaccgacaacgatgagacagcctataaggaggaggtcagagaactggcagtggggtaccaggacaacaacctctccctcaatgtgagcaagacaaaggaacggattgtggacaacaggaaaaggcgggccgaacaggcccacattaacatcgatggggctgtagtggagtgggttgagagttaagtcccttggtgtccacattacatttacatttaagtcatttagcagacgctcttatccagagcgacttacaaattggtgcattcaccttatgacatccagtggaacagtcactttacaatagtgcatctaaatcttaaaggggggtgagagggattacttatcctatcctaggtattccttaaagaggtggggtttcaggtgtctccggaaggtggtgattgactccgctgtcctggcgtcgtgagggagtttgttccaccattggggggccagagcagcgaacagttttgactgggctgagcgggagctgtacttcctcagtggtagggaggcgagcaggccagaggtggatgaacgcagtgcccttgtttgggtgtagggcctgatcagagcctggaggtactgaggtgccgttcccctcacagctccgtaggcaagcaccatggtcttgtagcggatgcgagcttcaactggaagccagtggagagaacggaggagcggggtgacgtgagagaacttgggaaggttgaacaccagacgggctgcggcgttctgggtgagttgaaggggtttaatggcacaggcagggagcccagccaacagcgagttgcagtaatccagacgggagatgacaagtgcctgcattaggacctgcgccgcttcctgtgtgaggcagggtcgtactctgcggatgttgtagagcatgaacctacaggaacgggccaccgccttgatgttggttgagaacgacagggtgttgtccaggatcacgccaaggttcttagcgctctgggaggaggacacaatggagttgtcaaccgtgatggcgagatcatggaacgggcagtccttcccgggaggaagagcagctccgtcttgccgaggttcagcttgaggtggtgatccgtcatccacactgatatgtctgccagacatgcagagatgcgattcgccacctggtcatcagaagggggaaaggagaagattagttgtgtgtcgtctgcatagcaatgataggagagaccatgtgaggatatgacagagccaagtgacttggtgtatagcgagaataggagagggcctagaacagagccctgggggacaccagtggtgagagcgcgtggtgaggagacagattctcgccacgccacctggtaggagcgacctgtcaggtaggacgcaatccaagcgtgggccgcgccggagatgcccaactcggagagggtggagaggaggatctgattgttcacagtatcgaaggcagccgatagatctagaaggatgagagcagaggagagagagttagctttagcagtgcggagcgcctccgtgatacagaggagagcagtctcagttgaatgactagtcttgaaacctgactgatttggatcacgaacgaactatcatggtccaaacataccaagacagtcgtgacgagggaacaacaaaaccttttccccctcaggaggagGGGGAAAAAGATTTGGCTTGGGCatggatcctcaaaaggttctacagctgcaccatcgag harbors:
- the LOC124041519 gene encoding spindlin-1-like, yielding MSKKRGRKRSSGELSESSGSSLSSTPDPNNLLSMRIEHIWREKGNLTKWKGTVLERLTVNTSLYMVKYDGFDCVYGIELFKDERVSNLQVLTEKVVNNKIKVPHDAPELVGKAVEHLFEKEDGEKNEWRGMVLSRAPIMTNWYYITYEKDPVLYMYQLWDDYKDGDLRILPEAENKHLLPADRKPGEETESLVGKQVEYVTDKGVKRTGLVIYQVPAKPSVYYIKYDDDFHIHVYDLVKTT